In Sphingomonas sp. PAMC26645, one DNA window encodes the following:
- the cysN gene encoding sulfate adenylyltransferase subunit CysN — MSDIAIQESAYQTEALIAEDIDAYLDQHRNKTMLRFITCGSVDDGKSTLIGRLLYDSKMIFEDQLAALEADSKRVGTQGGEIDFALLVDGLAAEREQGITIDVAYRFFSTEKRKFIVADTPGHEQYTRNMVTGASTADLAVILVDARKGVLTQTKRHSYLAHLIGIRNLVLAVNKMDLIGYDQARYDEIVADYAAFAKSIGITAFTPMPISGFKGDNISLRSETMPWYSGPTLMEHLEAVDVDVDDDQAKPFRMSVQWVNRPNLDFRGFSGQIAAGTVKPGDAIRVLPGGKTSTISRITTLDGDLDEAVAGQSVTLSFTDEIDCSRGNVIAASDAPPETADQFETTIVWMDDEPLIVGRSYWLKLGTQMVSATVREPKYQVNVNTMERLATKTLELNAIGVAEITTDRAIVFEAYAQEGAAPNKVLGGFILIDKITNATVAAGMVHFSLRRSQNVHWQATDIGREAHAGLKNQKQAVLWFTGLSGAGKSTIANEVEKQLNLMNRHTFLLDGDNIRHGLNKDLGFTEADRIENIRRVGEVAKLMADAGLIVLTAFISPFRAERDMVRAMLPADEFIEIFVDTPLDVAEGRDVKGLYKKARAGDLKNFTGVDSPYEAPLNAEIRVNTVEMTPAEAAAFIVRQIMPLK; from the coding sequence ATGAGCGACATCGCAATCCAGGAATCGGCCTATCAGACCGAGGCGCTGATCGCCGAGGATATCGACGCGTATCTCGATCAGCATCGCAACAAGACGATGCTGCGCTTCATCACCTGCGGTTCGGTCGATGACGGCAAGTCGACGCTGATCGGCCGGCTGCTCTATGATTCCAAGATGATCTTCGAGGATCAGCTTGCCGCCCTTGAGGCGGACAGCAAGCGGGTCGGCACGCAAGGTGGCGAAATCGACTTCGCGCTGCTCGTCGACGGGCTCGCCGCCGAGCGCGAACAGGGCATCACGATCGACGTCGCCTATCGCTTTTTCTCGACCGAAAAGCGCAAGTTCATCGTCGCCGACACCCCCGGCCACGAGCAATATACCCGCAACATGGTGACCGGCGCCTCGACCGCCGACCTCGCCGTGATCCTGGTCGACGCGCGCAAGGGCGTGCTGACGCAGACCAAGCGCCACAGCTATCTGGCCCACCTGATCGGCATCCGGAACCTCGTGCTCGCGGTCAACAAGATGGACCTGATCGGCTACGACCAGGCGCGCTACGACGAGATCGTCGCGGACTATGCGGCGTTCGCAAAGAGCATCGGCATTACCGCGTTCACGCCGATGCCGATCTCGGGCTTCAAGGGCGACAACATCTCCCTCAGGTCCGAAACCATGCCCTGGTATTCCGGTCCGACGTTGATGGAGCATCTCGAAGCCGTCGACGTCGATGTCGACGACGACCAGGCCAAGCCGTTCCGCATGAGCGTGCAGTGGGTCAACCGCCCCAACCTCGATTTCCGGGGTTTCTCGGGCCAGATCGCGGCCGGTACGGTCAAGCCGGGCGACGCGATCCGTGTGCTGCCCGGCGGCAAAACCTCGACGATCAGCCGGATCACGACGCTCGACGGCGACCTCGACGAGGCGGTCGCGGGGCAGTCGGTCACGCTATCGTTCACCGACGAGATCGACTGCTCGCGCGGCAACGTCATCGCGGCGTCGGACGCGCCGCCCGAAACCGCCGACCAGTTCGAGACGACGATCGTCTGGATGGACGACGAACCGCTGATCGTCGGCCGCTCCTATTGGTTGAAACTCGGCACGCAGATGGTGTCGGCGACGGTGCGCGAGCCGAAATATCAGGTCAACGTCAACACGATGGAACGGCTTGCGACGAAGACGCTGGAGCTGAACGCGATCGGCGTCGCGGAAATCACGACGGACCGCGCGATCGTGTTCGAGGCCTATGCGCAGGAGGGAGCGGCGCCGAACAAGGTGCTCGGCGGGTTCATCCTGATCGACAAGATCACCAATGCGACCGTCGCGGCGGGGATGGTCCATTTCAGCCTGCGTCGCTCGCAGAACGTCCATTGGCAGGCGACCGACATCGGCCGCGAGGCGCATGCCGGGCTGAAGAACCAGAAACAGGCGGTGCTGTGGTTCACCGGGTTGTCGGGTGCGGGCAAGTCGACGATCGCCAACGAGGTCGAGAAGCAACTCAACCTAATGAACCGGCACACCTTCCTGCTCGACGGCGACAACATCCGCCACGGGCTGAACAAGGATCTGGGCTTCACCGAGGCGGACCGGATCGAGAATATCCGGCGCGTCGGCGAGGTCGCCAAGCTGATGGCGGACGCCGGGCTGATCGTGCTCACCGCGTTCATCTCGCCGTTCCGTGCCGAGCGCGACATGGTGCGCGCGATGCTGCCGGCGGACGAGTTCATCGAGATCTTCGTCGACACGCCGCTCGATGTGGCGGAAGGTCGCGACGTGAAGGGTCTCTACAAGAAAGCACGGGCAGGCGATTTGAAGAACTTTACCGGGGTCGACAGCCCTTACGAGGCGCCGCTGAACGCGGAGATCCGAGTCAACACGGTCGAGATGACACCGGCCGAAGCCGCCGCGTTCATCGTCCGCCAGATCATGCCGCTCAAGTGA
- a CDS encoding 3'(2'),5'-bisphosphate nucleotidase CysQ, producing MTNTVIESDVRLAERLATEAGEILLALQKSSGLTGKDLGKAGDEQANTFLMRMLRTARPDDAILSEEEKDTGDRCSVRRAWIVDPLDGTREYGEGRTDWAVHVALAIEGVAVVGAVALPGLGMTLTSGAPKPLEPAGNPLRMLVSRSRPAREAMAVAETLGATLVPMGSAGAKAMAVVRGQADIYLHTGGQYEWDNCAPIAVAQAAGLHVSRVDGSPLVYNCADPYLPDLLICRMELAGQVLDLVKALPPA from the coding sequence ATGACCAACACCGTCATCGAAAGCGACGTCCGTCTCGCCGAACGCCTCGCCACCGAGGCAGGCGAGATATTGCTCGCGTTGCAGAAAAGCAGCGGGCTGACGGGCAAGGACCTTGGCAAGGCGGGCGACGAGCAGGCCAATACCTTCCTCATGCGGATGCTGCGCACGGCGCGGCCCGACGACGCGATCCTGTCCGAGGAAGAGAAGGATACGGGCGATCGGTGTTCGGTGCGCCGCGCGTGGATCGTCGATCCGCTCGACGGCACGCGCGAATATGGCGAAGGGCGGACCGACTGGGCGGTGCACGTCGCGCTTGCAATCGAGGGTGTGGCCGTCGTGGGCGCTGTGGCGCTGCCCGGGCTCGGGATGACGCTTACCTCGGGTGCGCCGAAGCCGCTGGAACCCGCGGGCAACCCGCTTCGCATGCTGGTCAGCCGCAGCCGGCCTGCACGCGAAGCGATGGCGGTCGCCGAGACGTTGGGGGCGACGCTCGTGCCGATGGGCTCGGCAGGCGCGAAGGCAATGGCAGTGGTCCGCGGCCAGGCGGACATCTATCTCCACACCGGCGGGCAATATGAGTGGGACAATTGCGCACCGATCGCGGTCGCACAGGCAGCCGGGCTGCATGTCAGCCGCGTCGATGGGTCACCGCTCGTCTATAATTGCGCCGATCCGTATCTGCCCGACCTGCTGATCTGTCGGATGGAGCTGGCGGGGCAAGTGCTCGACCTGGTGAAGGCGTTGCCGCCCGCCTGA
- a CDS encoding aldo/keto reductase family oxidoreductase encodes MTTHDITITAPLAGRTVNRLGYGAMQLAGPGVFGPPKDHDAAIAVLRAAVAAGVDHIDTSDFYGPHVTNRLIREALHPYPDDLMIVTKIGARRGPEGSWDPAFSAADLTSAVHDNLRNLGLETLDIVNLRAMFDAHGPAEGSIAEPLATLVDLQRQGLVRHIGLSNVTPTQVAEGRAMATIACVQNQYNLAHRDDDALIDDLAEAGIAYVPFFPLGGFSPLQSTALSDVARDLDATPMQVALAWLLQRSPNILLIPGTSSVGHLHENLAAGDIVLPADAIATLDRIGMDAALD; translated from the coding sequence ATGACCACGCACGACATTACCATTACCGCCCCGCTCGCAGGCCGCACCGTCAACCGTCTCGGCTACGGTGCCATGCAGCTCGCCGGCCCCGGCGTGTTCGGGCCGCCCAAGGATCACGACGCGGCGATTGCGGTCTTGCGTGCGGCGGTCGCGGCCGGCGTGGACCATATCGACACGAGCGACTTCTACGGCCCCCACGTCACCAATCGCCTGATCCGCGAGGCACTGCACCCATATCCAGACGACCTCATGATCGTCACGAAGATCGGTGCGCGGCGGGGACCTGAAGGCTCATGGGATCCTGCTTTCTCGGCGGCGGACCTGACCAGCGCGGTGCACGATAATCTCCGCAACCTGGGGTTGGAGACGCTCGATATCGTCAATCTGCGCGCGATGTTCGATGCGCATGGACCCGCCGAGGGCTCGATCGCCGAGCCGCTCGCGACGCTCGTCGATCTCCAGCGGCAGGGGTTGGTCCGTCATATCGGGCTCAGCAACGTCACGCCGACGCAGGTCGCGGAAGGGCGCGCGATGGCGACGATCGCCTGCGTGCAGAACCAGTATAATCTCGCGCACCGTGACGACGACGCGCTGATCGACGATCTGGCGGAGGCGGGGATCGCGTATGTCCCGTTCTTCCCGCTCGGTGGGTTCTCGCCGTTGCAGTCGACCGCGCTGTCGGACGTCGCGCGGGACCTGGACGCGACGCCGATGCAGGTCGCGCTCGCGTGGCTGTTGCAGCGTTCGCCGAACATCCTGCTGATCCCCGGCACGTCGTCGGTCGGTCATCTGCACGAGAATTTGGCGGCGGGGGACATCGTGTTGCCTGCCGACGCGATCGCCACGCTCGACCGGATCGGCATGGACGCTGCACTCGACTAA
- a CDS encoding LysR family transcriptional regulator, with the protein MAVDAGDLSAFVTVARAGGFRDGARISGGSASGLSEAVRRLEARLGVRLLNRTTRSVAPTEAGARLLDRLGPALAEVEAALDVVNGYRDLPAGPLRLNVPVSAARLVLPAIVPAFLAAYPDIRLEVIAEDSFVDMLAAGCDAGIRYDERLELDMIAVPIGPREQRFATAASPDYLARRGTPVHPRDLLDHACIRGQFSSGSMMPWEFERDGEIVKVEPGGPLIVRVGAATDLAVDAALAGTGIIHLFEDWLKPHLDSGALVPALEPWWQRFSGPFLYYSGRRYLPAPLRAFIDFVAARRSEK; encoded by the coding sequence ATGGCAGTGGATGCAGGCGATCTCTCCGCGTTCGTGACCGTCGCGCGGGCGGGCGGCTTTAGGGATGGCGCACGGATCAGCGGCGGCAGTGCGTCGGGGCTGAGCGAAGCGGTTCGCCGACTGGAGGCGCGGCTCGGCGTACGGTTGCTCAACCGGACGACGCGGAGCGTGGCGCCGACCGAGGCCGGTGCGCGCCTGCTCGACCGGCTCGGGCCTGCGCTTGCCGAAGTCGAGGCGGCGCTGGATGTCGTCAACGGCTATCGCGATTTGCCCGCGGGACCGTTGCGGCTGAACGTGCCGGTCAGCGCCGCGCGGCTGGTCCTGCCCGCGATCGTACCGGCGTTCCTCGCCGCCTACCCCGATATCCGGTTGGAGGTGATCGCCGAGGACAGCTTCGTCGACATGCTCGCGGCGGGGTGCGATGCCGGCATCCGCTACGACGAACGGCTCGAACTGGACATGATCGCGGTGCCGATCGGCCCGCGCGAGCAACGCTTTGCGACGGCGGCGTCCCCCGACTATCTCGCGCGTCGCGGCACGCCAGTGCATCCCCGCGACCTGCTCGACCACGCGTGTATCCGCGGCCAGTTCTCAAGCGGCTCGATGATGCCCTGGGAGTTCGAGCGCGACGGCGAGATCGTCAAGGTCGAGCCCGGCGGACCGCTGATCGTCCGCGTCGGCGCGGCCACCGATCTCGCAGTCGATGCAGCGCTGGCGGGAACCGGCATCATCCATTTGTTCGAGGATTGGCTGAAGCCGCATCTCGACAGCGGTGCGCTAGTGCCGGCGCTGGAACCGTGGTGGCAGCGCTTCTCGGGTCCGTTCCTCTATTATTCGGGACGGCGCTATCTGCCGGCGCCACTGCGCGCGTTCATCGATTTCGTTGCAGCCAGGCGCTCCGAGAAATGA
- a CDS encoding response regulator translates to MIPRPVPDLAKPVLLVVDDDHMIRTLLAESLGMHGYQIETATNAQEMDGVLARCAVSLILLDVMMPGEDGLSVCRRLARTGAPPVVMLSALGDEPDRILGLEIGASHYLSKPCSPREILATVRAALRAREMHDAGDSRAFGFLGWRVDFAAHELFDPDGTLIDLTDGEFAVLRAFVERPRRVLARDALLEAARGPDTDAFDRAIDVQVSRLRRKLRSHDDEIIRTIRNEGYFFVPRVVRL, encoded by the coding sequence ATGATCCCACGTCCCGTGCCCGACCTTGCGAAACCCGTGCTGCTGGTGGTCGATGACGACCACATGATCCGCACGCTGCTGGCGGAGAGTCTCGGCATGCATGGCTATCAGATCGAGACCGCGACGAATGCGCAGGAGATGGACGGTGTGCTGGCACGGTGTGCGGTGTCGCTGATCCTGCTCGACGTGATGATGCCCGGTGAGGACGGCCTGTCGGTGTGCCGTCGGCTGGCGCGGACGGGTGCGCCGCCGGTGGTGATGCTGAGCGCGCTGGGCGATGAGCCCGACCGGATCCTGGGGCTGGAGATCGGTGCGAGCCATTATCTGTCCAAACCGTGCAGCCCGCGCGAGATTTTGGCGACGGTGCGCGCCGCTTTGCGGGCACGCGAGATGCACGATGCAGGCGACAGCCGGGCGTTCGGGTTCCTCGGCTGGCGCGTCGATTTCGCGGCGCACGAGCTGTTCGATCCCGACGGCACGCTGATCGACCTGACCGACGGCGAGTTCGCAGTGTTGCGCGCGTTCGTCGAGCGACCACGGCGGGTGCTGGCGCGCGATGCGTTGCTGGAGGCGGCGCGAGGGCCGGACACCGACGCGTTCGATCGCGCGATCGACGTGCAGGTCAGCCGCTTGCGCCGCAAGCTGCGCTCGCACGACGACGAGATCATCCGGACGATCCGCAACGAGGGCTATTTCTTCGTTCCCCGCGTGGTGCGCCTGTGA
- a CDS encoding HAMP domain-containing sensor histidine kinase, with amino-acid sequence MLDPTARVARIDQPIRRTPQRSWPMFLRIFVLGLTTVLLVQILNFAIVLLMPPPRPQIFTANRVAAVARTGRDPTGQLKVEIATGPPHLTDNPRDARLAESIAADLGLARTKVTVETERSAMPLFAGALRPPLPLGMGRSGHLPQSFDNALFGPFVVSIETPNGRWRVIRPTHTTIGPWRMRIVLWFLVAMVVAAAVAWVMARRVVKPIALFAAAAERLGRDPRAEPLPIVGPPEIAEAATAFNLMQERLNRYVEDRTTLIAAVAHDLRTPLMRLSLRLEKAPEDIRAASEGDIQEMSERIGSAMAFVRDMTRHVRRQRLDLRSLAESVADDFADRGDAVALHPGDPLALEGDAPSLKALIANLVGNAVKYAGHAEVEVRREGGVAIVEVCDSGPGMAPADLARAFEPFFRAEQSRNRDTGGSGLGLASVRAVARAHGGDATIENRPGVGLLARVTLPI; translated from the coding sequence ATGCTCGACCCAACGGCCAGAGTCGCCAGGATCGACCAGCCGATCCGGCGCACCCCTCAGCGGTCATGGCCGATGTTCCTGCGCATCTTCGTGCTGGGGCTGACGACCGTGCTGCTGGTCCAAATCCTGAACTTCGCGATCGTGTTGCTGATGCCGCCACCGCGGCCGCAGATCTTCACGGCCAACCGCGTCGCTGCGGTCGCGCGGACAGGGCGCGATCCGACCGGGCAGCTCAAGGTCGAGATTGCCACCGGCCCACCCCACCTGACCGACAATCCGCGCGACGCTAGGCTCGCCGAATCGATCGCCGCCGATCTGGGACTGGCGCGAACCAAGGTGACCGTCGAGACCGAGCGGTCGGCGATGCCGCTGTTCGCGGGCGCACTCCGGCCGCCGCTGCCGCTCGGCATGGGCCGTTCGGGGCATCTGCCGCAATCGTTCGACAATGCGCTGTTCGGCCCGTTCGTCGTGTCGATCGAAACGCCGAACGGGCGTTGGCGCGTGATCCGGCCGACGCACACCACGATCGGCCCCTGGCGGATGCGGATCGTGCTGTGGTTCCTGGTTGCGATGGTGGTCGCCGCGGCGGTGGCGTGGGTGATGGCACGGCGTGTGGTAAAGCCGATCGCGCTGTTCGCCGCCGCCGCCGAGCGTCTCGGACGGGATCCGCGCGCCGAACCGCTGCCGATCGTCGGCCCTCCCGAGATCGCTGAGGCGGCGACCGCGTTCAACCTGATGCAGGAGCGGTTGAACCGCTATGTCGAGGATCGGACGACCCTAATCGCCGCGGTTGCGCATGATCTGCGGACGCCGTTGATGCGGTTGTCGCTGCGGCTGGAAAAGGCGCCTGAGGATATCCGTGCGGCAAGCGAGGGCGACATCCAGGAGATGAGCGAGCGGATCGGTTCGGCGATGGCATTCGTCCGCGACATGACCCGGCACGTCCGCCGCCAGCGGCTCGATCTCCGGTCGCTGGCCGAAAGCGTCGCGGATGACTTTGCCGATCGCGGCGATGCGGTGGCGTTGCATCCGGGCGACCCGCTCGCGCTGGAGGGCGATGCGCCGTCGTTGAAGGCGCTGATCGCGAACCTGGTCGGCAACGCGGTCAAATATGCCGGCCATGCCGAAGTGGAGGTGCGCCGCGAAGGTGGCGTGGCGATCGTCGAGGTGTGCGACTCTGGACCGGGCATGGCGCCAGCGGATCTTGCCCGCGCGTTCGAGCCGTTCTTCCGTGCCGAGCAATCGCGCAACCGCGATACCGGCGGCAGCGGGCTTGGTCTGGCCAGCGTCCGCGCGGTGGCGCGCGCGCACGGCGGCGATGCGACGATCGAGAACCGCCCCGGCGTCGGGTTGCTCGCGCGGGTGACGTTGCCGATCTGA
- a CDS encoding EF-hand domain-containing protein, with the protein MRILYFGLVAALAGCATQTPRPHGGHGPAHGRGQLFISPMGEPFRASLKPGAAQDLWFAGADTDGDGRITRAEFQHDAARFFAVLDRGKDGEIDPDDIAYYENVLVPEIRVASGGRGPRSEGGERGRGGRGRGGGGRGSGGSGGQGMQFGNGDSKKSTATAHERIGAARYGFFDLPEPVIAADANLNRGIDASEFAKAAATRFAALDRNHDGALTHGELPRAGGETWRNGSDEPTAPPPERRDP; encoded by the coding sequence ATGCGTATCCTTTACTTCGGCCTCGTCGCCGCACTGGCCGGATGTGCCACGCAGACCCCGCGACCGCATGGCGGACATGGTCCGGCGCATGGCCGCGGCCAGTTGTTCATCAGCCCGATGGGCGAACCCTTTCGCGCGTCGCTGAAGCCGGGCGCGGCGCAGGATCTGTGGTTCGCGGGCGCAGATACCGATGGCGACGGGCGGATCACGCGGGCCGAATTCCAGCATGATGCCGCGCGTTTCTTCGCCGTGCTCGATCGCGGCAAGGACGGCGAGATCGATCCCGATGACATCGCTTACTACGAAAACGTCCTGGTCCCCGAGATCCGCGTGGCGTCTGGCGGACGTGGGCCAAGGTCCGAGGGTGGCGAGCGAGGCCGTGGCGGACGCGGACGCGGCGGTGGCGGTCGAGGCAGTGGCGGGTCCGGTGGCCAGGGCATGCAGTTCGGCAATGGCGACAGCAAGAAGAGCACCGCCACCGCCCATGAACGCATCGGCGCCGCGCGCTACGGCTTCTTCGACTTGCCGGAGCCGGTGATCGCCGCCGATGCGAACCTCAACCGCGGTATCGACGCGAGCGAGTTTGCCAAGGCTGCGGCAACGCGATTCGCCGCGCTCGACCGTAACCATGACGGCGCGCTGACCCACGGCGAACTCCCACGCGCGGGCGGCGAGACGTGGCGGAACGGCTCGGACGAACCGACCGCCCCGCCCCCGGAACGTCGCGACCCCTGA
- a CDS encoding glycoside hydrolase family 130 protein has protein sequence MADAELVAFSNIQLRPDPSRTVIRPFNIEYPGAFKVDGHPRAARVIGRVLSLSPDELRAERRRVMESLDERHRDVDELLLHRFGEIMAVLKDPREIDTDQKLLIGAYLSGEYSFEAAALFNPSMVLDPDQANAPEGGLRFILSLRGIGEGHVSSVTFRTGSWSPDDGFSVDPASQTAVPPRVTPTDQGATDGGPTRLECGGSRELSETVIFPILPSQHQGIEDLRLVRFEDAGKVQYLGTYTAFSGSAARCELLRGEDFKTFEMQPMRGAVSATKGMALFPRKIDGQYAMLGRQDNENIWYLTSDDLLTWDGGTKIVEPKWPWEFIQMGNCGSPIEIDEGWLVLTYGVGSVRNYCIGACLLDKADPTKLLARMTDPLIVPSPAERDGYVPNVVYSCGGIVHDRTLLLPFGVADNFASFATVDVGRLLAAMA, from the coding sequence ATGGCCGATGCCGAACTCGTCGCCTTTTCCAATATCCAGTTGCGACCCGACCCTTCGCGGACCGTCATCCGGCCGTTCAACATCGAATATCCCGGCGCGTTCAAGGTCGATGGCCACCCCCGCGCAGCCCGCGTGATCGGTCGCGTGCTGTCGCTTTCGCCAGACGAACTTCGCGCCGAGCGTCGCCGCGTCATGGAGTCGCTCGACGAGCGCCACCGCGATGTCGACGAGCTTCTCCTGCACCGGTTCGGCGAGATCATGGCGGTGCTGAAGGACCCGCGCGAAATCGACACCGACCAGAAACTGCTGATTGGCGCGTATCTCAGCGGCGAATATTCGTTCGAGGCGGCGGCGCTGTTCAACCCGAGCATGGTGCTCGATCCCGACCAAGCCAACGCCCCCGAAGGCGGCCTGCGCTTCATCTTGTCGCTACGCGGGATCGGCGAAGGCCATGTCTCGTCGGTCACGTTCCGCACCGGGAGCTGGTCGCCCGACGACGGTTTCTCGGTCGATCCCGCGAGCCAGACCGCAGTGCCACCGCGGGTCACACCGACCGATCAGGGCGCAACCGATGGCGGTCCCACCCGACTGGAATGCGGTGGCAGTCGCGAATTGTCGGAGACAGTGATCTTTCCGATCCTGCCGAGCCAGCATCAGGGGATCGAGGACCTTCGCCTCGTCCGGTTCGAGGACGCCGGCAAGGTGCAGTATCTTGGCACCTATACCGCGTTCAGCGGCTCTGCAGCGCGCTGCGAACTGCTGCGCGGTGAGGATTTCAAGACGTTCGAGATGCAACCGATGCGCGGCGCCGTATCGGCGACCAAAGGCATGGCGTTGTTCCCGCGCAAGATCGACGGCCAATATGCGATGCTCGGACGGCAGGATAACGAGAACATCTGGTACCTGACGTCGGACGACCTGCTGACCTGGGACGGCGGCACGAAAATCGTCGAGCCGAAATGGCCGTGGGAGTTCATCCAGATGGGCAATTGCGGATCGCCGATCGAGATCGACGAAGGCTGGCTGGTGCTGACCTACGGCGTGGGGAGCGTGCGCAATTACTGTATCGGTGCGTGCCTGCTCGACAAGGCCGACCCGACCAAATTGCTCGCGAGGATGACCGATCCGCTGATCGTGCCGAGCCCGGCCGAACGCGACGGTTATGTGCCGAACGTCGTGTATAGCTGCGGCGGAATTGTCCACGATCGCACGCTGTTGCTGCCGTTCGGGGTGGCAGACAACTTCGCCTCGTTCGCGACGGTGGATGTCGGGCGGCTACTTGCGGCGATGGCGTGA
- a CDS encoding isochorismatase family protein has translation MARFVVVVDTQWDFMAGEGALSVVGADALVAPMQAWLSALTSDEVAGVLFTFDTHFVETYAASPEAQMFPIHCVRGTRGWGNMLDVALVDPAIPAWRIEKGVFDMWAEPGLAIEDARDAERPTIERGAFFADLAARGVTDVAVIGVAADYCVRWAVDGLIAHGFAVTVPAGLTRGIERQIDAVAAEDFAGAGLIVERASTPNAT, from the coding sequence ATGGCGCGGTTCGTGGTCGTGGTGGATACGCAGTGGGATTTCATGGCGGGCGAGGGCGCGCTGAGCGTGGTGGGGGCCGACGCACTGGTCGCGCCGATGCAGGCGTGGCTGTCGGCTCTCACGTCTGACGAGGTTGCCGGCGTCCTGTTCACGTTCGACACGCATTTCGTCGAGACCTACGCCGCGTCGCCCGAGGCGCAGATGTTTCCAATCCACTGCGTGCGAGGGACGCGAGGGTGGGGCAACATGCTCGACGTCGCGCTGGTCGACCCGGCGATCCCAGCGTGGCGGATCGAGAAGGGCGTGTTCGACATGTGGGCCGAGCCAGGGCTTGCAATCGAGGATGCGCGGGATGCCGAGCGGCCGACTATAGAGCGCGGGGCGTTTTTCGCGGACTTGGCGGCGAGGGGCGTCACCGATGTCGCGGTGATCGGCGTCGCCGCGGACTACTGCGTCCGTTGGGCCGTCGATGGACTCATCGCACACGGCTTCGCGGTGACTGTGCCGGCGGGGCTCACGCGCGGTATCGAGCGGCAGATCGATGCGGTTGCGGCGGAAGATTTTGCGGGGGCGGGGCTGATCGTCGAACGGGCCAGTACGCCGAACGCAACGTAA
- the pncB gene encoding nicotinate phosphoribosyltransferase, with protein MAVTDIATRTYNHNFRLDPIVRSLLDTDFYKLLMLQMIRQAYPDVNATFALINRTKTVRLAEIVDEDELRAQLDHARTLRFAKKELIWLAGNSFYGKQKMFGPEFLAWLAEFQLPAYDLRKVDGQYELHFEGPWSHTTMWEIPALTIINELKSRAALRDRGRFALDIVYARAKAKLWEKVERLRELPDLVLSDFGTRRRHGFLWQRWCVEALKEGLGDRFIGTSNVLLAMDADLEAIGTNAHELPMVTAALANSDADLAEAPYRVLEHWRQHYNGNLLIALPDAFGTTAFLRNAPHWLAEWTGFRPDSAPPIAGGEQIIRWWEEQGVDPKTKLLIFSDGMDIDTIEQTYRHFHGRVRMSFGWGTNLTNDFRGCDPDGAAALEPISLVCKVIAANGRPAVKLSDNPAKATGEPTEIARYLRVFGEADRAAAPVLV; from the coding sequence ATGGCCGTGACCGATATCGCCACCCGGACGTACAATCACAATTTCCGGCTCGATCCGATCGTCCGCAGCCTGCTCGATACCGATTTCTACAAGCTGCTGATGTTGCAGATGATTCGGCAGGCCTATCCCGACGTCAACGCCACCTTCGCGCTCATCAACCGGACCAAGACCGTGCGGCTCGCCGAGATCGTCGACGAGGACGAGTTGCGCGCGCAACTGGATCATGCGCGGACGCTGCGGTTCGCGAAAAAGGAGCTGATCTGGCTCGCGGGCAACAGCTTCTACGGCAAGCAGAAGATGTTCGGGCCCGAGTTCCTCGCGTGGCTCGCCGAGTTTCAATTGCCCGCCTACGATCTGCGCAAGGTCGACGGGCAGTATGAACTGCATTTCGAAGGGCCCTGGAGCCACACGACGATGTGGGAAATTCCCGCACTGACGATCATCAACGAACTGAAGTCGCGCGCGGCCCTGCGTGATCGCGGCCGGTTCGCGCTCGACATCGTCTACGCGCGCGCCAAGGCCAAATTGTGGGAGAAGGTTGAGCGGTTGCGCGAACTGCCCGACCTCGTGCTGTCGGACTTCGGCACGCGGCGGCGGCACGGGTTCCTGTGGCAGCGCTGGTGCGTCGAGGCGCTGAAGGAGGGGCTCGGCGATCGATTCATCGGTACGTCGAACGTGCTGCTGGCGATGGACGCCGACCTGGAGGCGATCGGCACGAACGCGCACGAACTGCCGATGGTGACCGCCGCGCTGGCGAACAGTGACGCCGACCTCGCCGAAGCGCCATACCGCGTGCTCGAGCATTGGCGGCAACATTATAACGGCAATCTGCTGATCGCCCTCCCCGACGCGTTCGGGACGACCGCGTTCCTGCGCAACGCGCCGCACTGGCTGGCGGAATGGACCGGCTTCCGTCCCGACAGCGCGCCGCCGATCGCGGGCGGCGAGCAGATCATCCGCTGGTGGGAGGAGCAGGGCGTCGATCCGAAGACCAAGCTGCTGATCTTCTCCGACGGGATGGACATCGACACGATCGAGCAGACGTATCGCCATTTTCACGGCCGCGTACGGATGAGCTTTGGCTGGGGGACCAACCTGACCAACGACTTCCGCGGTTGCGATCCCGACGGCGCGGCCGCGCTCGAGCCGATCTCGCTGGTCTGCAAGGTGATTGCCGCAAATGGCCGCCCGGCGGTAAAACTGTCCGACAATCCGGCGAAGGCTACCGGCGAACCCACGGAGATCGCACGGTATCTGCGCGTATTCGGTGAAGCGGATCGTGCCGCGGCGCCCGTCCTGGTCTGA